The Yoonia sp. SS1-5 genome contains a region encoding:
- the ccmE gene encoding cytochrome c maturation protein CcmE has product MSGLKSLKKRRRIQVMSIAGVCIALVLVILWFLPDDSFQFFRSPSEVAEMPPAPTERFRIGGLVEPGSLVRGQGEQISFAVTDGGASVNVVYSGILPDLFEEGQGMVAQGNYINGRFEAVEILAKHDETYMPAEVIDALKEQGTYVAPDDAVVTN; this is encoded by the coding sequence ATGAGCGGGCTGAAATCCCTCAAAAAACGGCGACGCATCCAGGTGATGAGCATTGCAGGCGTCTGTATCGCGCTGGTGCTGGTGATCTTGTGGTTTCTACCCGATGACAGTTTCCAGTTCTTCCGCTCGCCGTCCGAAGTGGCCGAAATGCCGCCTGCACCGACAGAGCGGTTTCGCATCGGCGGTCTGGTGGAACCCGGCAGTCTGGTGCGTGGGCAGGGCGAGCAGATCAGCTTTGCCGTGACTGATGGCGGCGCAAGCGTCAATGTCGTATATAGCGGCATCCTTCCCGATCTTTTTGAAGAGGGGCAAGGCATGGTTGCGCAGGGGAACTACATCAACGGTCGCTTTGAAGCTGTTGAAATTCTTGCAAAACATGATGAAACCTACATGCCCGCAGAAGTCATCGACGCCTTGAAGGAACAAGGCACATATGTTGCACCGGACGATGCCGTGGTAACCAATTAA
- a CDS encoding hemolysin XhlA family protein has protein sequence MDHDRLDALERRMTALETRNAVNDVHRGNVSDRLGAIEDTLKWLVRLIIGGLLMAGLAYALQGGFST, from the coding sequence ATGGATCATGATCGGCTTGACGCGCTGGAACGTCGCATGACCGCACTGGAAACCCGCAATGCTGTCAATGATGTCCATCGGGGCAATGTCTCGGACAGGTTGGGCGCCATCGAGGATACGCTGAAATGGCTGGTCCGGTTGATCATTGGCGGGCTTTTGATGGCGGGGCTTGCGTATGCCTTGCAAGGTGGCTTTTCCACCTGA
- a CDS encoding enoyl-CoA hydratase-related protein — MDYQAITLVIRNSVAMLTLNRPKLMNALNTQMRAEITHAMKVAEKEARVVVITGAGNAFCSGQDLGDGESAVSLDMERTLRDEYVPMLKSIFDCRVPTISAVNGPAAGAGANLALAADVVIASDDAYFIQAFTRIGLIPDAGGTYWLPRQMGAAKAMGAALFADKISATQAADWGMIYETVPAVQFVERVQGRAAHLAQGPTVAYRQLKKAIRGSFENSLDDQLALEAKLQGRCGQTRDFQEGVVAFLEKRPARYEGR; from the coding sequence ATGGACTATCAAGCAATCACACTTGTCATTCGCAATTCAGTTGCGATGCTGACGTTGAACCGTCCCAAATTGATGAACGCGCTGAACACGCAGATGCGGGCCGAGATCACGCACGCGATGAAAGTCGCCGAAAAAGAGGCCCGCGTCGTGGTGATCACGGGTGCGGGGAACGCATTTTGTTCCGGACAGGATCTGGGCGATGGCGAGTCGGCTGTGTCGCTGGATATGGAACGCACGCTGCGCGACGAATATGTGCCGATGCTGAAGTCCATTTTCGACTGCAGAGTACCGACCATTTCGGCGGTCAATGGCCCTGCCGCGGGGGCTGGGGCAAATCTGGCGCTGGCTGCGGATGTGGTGATTGCATCTGATGATGCCTATTTCATTCAGGCCTTTACCCGGATCGGGCTGATCCCTGATGCGGGCGGTACTTATTGGCTGCCCCGCCAGATGGGGGCGGCCAAGGCAATGGGTGCGGCACTCTTCGCCGACAAGATCAGTGCGACCCAGGCCGCTGATTGGGGGATGATCTACGAAACCGTGCCGGCGGTCCAGTTTGTGGAACGTGTACAGGGCCGGGCGGCCCATCTGGCGCAGGGGCCAACGGTTGCCTACCGGCAGCTGAAAAAGGCGATCCGGGGCTCGTTCGAAAACTCGCTGGATGACCAACTCGCGCTCGAGGCGAAATTGCAGGGCCGGTGCGGACAGACCCGTGATTTTCAGGAAGGTGTCGTTGCATTCCTCGAAAAACGGCCCGCGCGCTACGAAGGACGCTAA
- a CDS encoding DUF2087 domain-containing protein, which produces MPRETIAITIDDLSAFTKALRNSLLQMEKPPGHAKMLALVAKAAGYDNYQHLRAAKPTAPKLPGSKKLDRALRTFDAGIMIRWPKQTAVQGLCLWVFWAALPPRADLSEKEVNAILKAGHSFGDHALLRRSLIDHRLVSRTKDGKTYRRIEQQPPPDALHLIGAV; this is translated from the coding sequence ATGCCACGCGAGACGATAGCAATTACAATTGACGACCTGTCAGCCTTTACAAAAGCGCTGCGTAACAGCCTGTTGCAAATGGAAAAACCACCCGGCCACGCCAAGATGCTGGCATTGGTGGCCAAGGCGGCGGGCTATGACAATTATCAACATCTGCGGGCCGCGAAACCAACGGCACCCAAACTGCCCGGCAGCAAAAAGCTGGACCGCGCCCTGCGCACCTTTGACGCCGGCATCATGATCCGGTGGCCCAAGCAAACCGCCGTACAGGGGCTGTGTCTATGGGTGTTCTGGGCGGCTTTGCCTCCGCGGGCGGATTTGTCCGAAAAGGAGGTCAACGCGATCCTAAAAGCCGGGCACAGCTTTGGCGATCATGCTTTGCTGCGCCGGTCGCTGATTGATCATCGGCTTGTCAGCCGCACCAAAGACGGCAAGACCTACCGGCGCATTGAACAACAGCCACCACCTGACGCCCTGCATTTGATCGGCGCGGTTTAG
- a CDS encoding holin family protein, translating into MGLINGLMTFLFGDGRNIVAETAEIFRENTEKGAERAAHARSESLQQFAAEFVHPRRGVFDRFVDALNRLPRPFLALGTIWLFVTAMQNPEAFTEGMKGIALVPEPLWWLMGAIVSFYFGARHQAKGQDFQRSVARSLMIAQHLKAPEAPQPAATAPAPPNAALTDWQQNNGS; encoded by the coding sequence ATGGGGCTGATCAATGGGTTGATGACCTTTCTTTTCGGCGACGGGCGCAACATTGTCGCCGAAACCGCCGAAATCTTTCGCGAGAACACCGAGAAAGGTGCAGAACGCGCAGCACATGCCCGCAGCGAAAGCCTGCAACAATTCGCGGCAGAGTTCGTGCATCCGCGCCGTGGGGTGTTTGACCGCTTTGTTGATGCGCTGAACCGCTTGCCGCGCCCCTTTCTGGCATTGGGGACGATCTGGTTGTTTGTGACAGCGATGCAAAACCCCGAGGCCTTTACCGAAGGAATGAAAGGCATCGCATTGGTGCCGGAACCCCTGTGGTGGTTGATGGGGGCGATTGTCAGCTTTTACTTTGGCGCCCGGCATCAGGCAAAGGGGCAGGATTTTCAGCGATCCGTCGCCCGCAGCCTGATGATTGCACAACACCTCAAGGCGCCCGAGGCGCCGCAGCCAGCGGCCACCGCGCCCGCTCCGCCGAACGCGGCCCTGACGGATTGGCAGCAAAACAATGGATCATGA
- a CDS encoding holin-associated N-acetylmuramidase, which produces MQNVTEIATEIVAREGGYVNDPDDPGGATKYGVTIHTMRRLGLDLNQDGKVDAADVQVLSKDQAVAIFVQHYFHKPRIDQLPAAIQASVFDMYVNAGSHAVKILQRLLGDMRIPVTVDGAIGPQTIAAIEKAYAAAPDHLADAYGIARRNYYYDLADRRVNSRKYARRRDGGKGGWIKRAEEFIAPRYHLTDAQHRQRTEKWG; this is translated from the coding sequence ATGCAGAACGTCACTGAAATTGCGACCGAGATCGTGGCCCGCGAAGGCGGCTATGTAAACGACCCCGATGATCCGGGTGGTGCCACCAAATATGGCGTCACCATTCACACCATGCGCCGCTTGGGGCTAGACCTGAACCAGGATGGCAAGGTTGATGCCGCCGATGTGCAGGTTTTGAGCAAGGACCAGGCGGTCGCGATCTTCGTGCAGCACTATTTTCACAAACCACGGATTGATCAGCTGCCCGCGGCGATACAGGCGTCTGTGTTTGACATGTATGTGAACGCTGGCAGTCATGCGGTGAAGATTTTGCAGCGCCTGCTGGGTGACATGCGCATCCCGGTGACGGTTGATGGTGCCATTGGCCCGCAGACGATTGCGGCCATTGAAAAGGCCTACGCCGCCGCACCCGATCATCTGGCAGATGCTTACGGCATCGCGCGGCGGAACTATTATTATGATCTTGCCGACAGGCGCGTGAACAGCCGCAAATACGCCCGTCGCCGCGATGGGGGCAAGGGCGGCTGGATCAAACGGGCAGAGGAATTCATTGCCCCACGCTATCATCTGACTGATGCGCAACACCGTCAAAGGACAGAAAAATGGGGCTGA
- the gltX gene encoding glutamate--tRNA ligase: MAVVTRFAPSPTGALHIGGARTALFNWLYARGRGGKFLLRIEDTDKARSTDANRQAILDGLRWLGLDWDGDPISQNANAARHAEVANQMLAAGHAFKCFSTQDEIEAFREKARAEKTSTLFRSPWRDVPEAQHPDAPYVIRIKAPRDGQTTLHDEVQGDVTWSNDQLDDMVLLRSDGTPVYMLAVVVDDHDMGVTHVIRGDDHLANAFRQNMIYQAMGWDAPTLAHIPLIFGPDGKKLSKRHGATGAAEYQAMGYPAAGMRNYLTRLGWSHGDDEFFTDAQAREWFDLAGIGKSPARFDFKKLESICGQHIAASTDAALLQEMAAFLYVTNADPLSETQADGMLTGMYCLKERAKTFPELIEKAHFILTSRPISPDEKAAKALDDVSRGILSELTPQLQNASWSRDTLEGVVSSVAASHDMKLGKLAGPLRAALAGRPVSPSVFDMMLVLGRDETLARLKDASS, from the coding sequence ATGGCAGTTGTCACACGTTTCGCCCCGTCCCCCACCGGCGCCCTGCATATCGGCGGCGCCCGTACCGCCCTGTTCAACTGGCTCTATGCCCGCGGTCGGGGCGGCAAATTCCTGCTGCGGATCGAGGATACCGACAAGGCCCGATCAACGGATGCCAACAGGCAGGCCATCCTTGACGGGTTGCGCTGGCTGGGACTGGACTGGGATGGTGACCCGATCAGCCAGAACGCCAACGCGGCCCGCCATGCCGAGGTGGCCAATCAGATGCTGGCCGCAGGACATGCGTTCAAATGCTTTAGCACCCAGGACGAAATCGAGGCCTTTCGCGAAAAAGCCCGTGCCGAAAAGACATCAACCCTTTTCCGGTCGCCATGGCGCGACGTGCCAGAGGCCCAGCATCCCGACGCCCCTTATGTGATCCGGATCAAAGCCCCGCGTGACGGGCAAACCACGCTGCATGACGAGGTGCAGGGCGACGTGACGTGGTCCAATGATCAGCTTGATGACATGGTTCTTTTGCGATCTGACGGCACCCCGGTCTATATGCTGGCGGTGGTTGTTGATGATCACGACATGGGGGTCACGCATGTGATCCGCGGCGATGATCATCTGGCAAACGCGTTTCGGCAGAACATGATCTATCAGGCCATGGGCTGGGACGCCCCGACCCTTGCCCATATCCCGCTGATCTTTGGGCCCGACGGCAAAAAGCTGTCAAAACGACACGGGGCCACCGGTGCGGCGGAATATCAGGCAATGGGCTATCCGGCGGCGGGGATGCGCAATTACCTGACCCGGCTGGGATGGAGCCATGGGGACGATGAGTTCTTTACCGATGCACAGGCGCGCGAATGGTTCGACCTGGCCGGAATTGGGAAATCCCCGGCCCGGTTCGACTTCAAAAAACTCGAAAGCATCTGCGGGCAGCACATCGCCGCATCGACGGATGCTGCGCTGCTGCAAGAAATGGCTGCATTCCTTTACGTCACCAACGCTGATCCGCTGTCCGAAACACAAGCTGACGGAATGTTGACCGGCATGTACTGCCTGAAGGAACGCGCCAAAACATTCCCGGAACTTATTGAAAAAGCGCATTTTATCCTGACGTCACGCCCGATTTCGCCAGATGAGAAAGCGGCGAAGGCGCTGGATGATGTATCCCGTGGTATACTGTCTGAATTGACGCCGCAGTTGCAAAATGCTAGCTGGTCGCGAGACACCTTGGAGGGTGTTGTTTCCTCTGTTGCGGCCAGCCACGACATGAAATTGGGCAAACTTGCCGGGCCGCTTCGCGCGGCGCTGGCGGGGCGGCCAGTCTCTCCGAGTGTTTTTGATATGATGTTGGTTCTGGGACGCGACGAGACGCTCGCCCGCCTCAAGGACGCCAGCAGCTGA
- a CDS encoding citrate synthase, protein MAENTQTATLTINGESYELPVHSPTGGPDVIDIRKLYGQADVFTYDPGFTSTAACDSTITFIDGEEGVLLHRGYPIDQLASKSHYLEVCYLLLYGELPSAEELEKFESLVTNHTMIHEQMHNFFRGFRRDAHPMATMVGVVGAMSAFYHDSTDITDAHQREVASIRLIAKMPTIAAMAYKYSVGQPFVYPRNDLDYAANFLHMCFSVPAEEYNVNPILSRAMDRIFTLHADHEQNASTSTVRLASSSGANPFACIAAGIACLWGPAHGGANQACLEMLKEIGTPDRIPEFIARAKDKNDSYRLMGFGHRVYKNFDPRATVMKESADEVLDLLGVENNPILQVAKELEKQALADPYFADKKLFPNVDFYSGIILEAMGFPTSMFTPIFALARTVGWISQWKEQLADPQLRIGRPRQLYLGEMARDYVDIEKRG, encoded by the coding sequence ATGGCAGAAAACACACAAACCGCGACACTGACCATCAACGGCGAAAGCTATGAGTTGCCGGTTCATTCCCCCACCGGCGGCCCCGATGTCATCGACATCCGCAAGCTTTATGGCCAGGCCGACGTGTTCACCTACGACCCTGGCTTTACCTCGACCGCGGCTTGCGACAGCACCATCACCTTTATCGACGGCGAAGAAGGTGTGCTGCTGCATCGCGGCTATCCCATTGATCAGTTGGCCAGCAAGTCCCACTACCTCGAGGTTTGCTACCTGCTGCTTTACGGTGAATTGCCATCAGCGGAAGAGCTGGAAAAATTCGAGTCGCTGGTGACCAACCACACCATGATCCACGAACAGATGCACAATTTCTTTCGTGGGTTCCGCCGCGACGCGCACCCGATGGCGACAATGGTCGGTGTCGTTGGGGCCATGTCGGCATTCTATCATGACAGTACCGACATCACCGACGCGCATCAGCGCGAGGTGGCCTCGATCCGCCTGATCGCCAAAATGCCGACGATTGCGGCAATGGCCTATAAATATTCGGTCGGGCAGCCCTTCGTTTATCCGCGCAATGATCTCGATTATGCGGCCAACTTCCTGCATATGTGCTTTTCCGTCCCGGCCGAGGAATACAACGTCAACCCGATCCTGTCCCGCGCGATGGACCGGATTTTCACCCTGCACGCGGATCACGAGCAGAACGCATCGACATCGACCGTGCGCCTTGCCTCATCCTCGGGTGCCAACCCGTTTGCCTGTATCGCCGCTGGCATCGCCTGCCTGTGGGGGCCGGCCCATGGTGGCGCAAACCAGGCATGCCTTGAAATGCTCAAGGAAATCGGCACGCCAGACCGCATTCCGGAATTCATCGCACGCGCCAAGGACAAGAATGACAGCTATCGCCTGATGGGCTTTGGCCATCGCGTCTACAAGAACTTTGATCCCCGCGCGACCGTGATGAAGGAAAGCGCGGACGAAGTGCTGGATCTTTTGGGCGTCGAGAATAACCCGATCCTGCAGGTCGCCAAGGAACTGGAAAAACAGGCACTGGCCGATCCGTATTTTGCCGACAAGAAACTGTTCCCGAACGTGGATTTCTATTCCGGCATCATCCTCGAGGCGATGGGCTTTCCCACATCCATGTTCACGCCAATCTTTGCCCTTGCCCGGACGGTGGGCTGGATTTCACAATGGAAAGAGCAGCTTGCCGATCCACAATTGCGCATCGGCCGGCCCCGTCAGCTTTATCTTGGCGAGATGGCCCGCGATTATGTGGATATCGAGAAACGCGGATGA
- a CDS encoding GNAT family N-acetyltransferase, with protein MRLLTERLILRAPLPEDLDRMFAVYSDPHAMRYWSTPPHETPQITKDLLDRRIAAWAAAPVNFQITLNDSYIGNAGNFRDDEIGFMLDPRYWRQGILTEAMRAIIPHLFTTTDHARLTADADPNNAASCGLLQKLGFAETHRAKNTFCINGVWSDSVYFALPRPAPLG; from the coding sequence ATGCGCCTGTTGACCGAACGGCTGATCTTGCGCGCACCACTGCCCGAAGATCTGGACCGGATGTTTGCAGTCTATAGCGATCCGCATGCGATGCGCTATTGGTCGACCCCGCCGCATGAAACACCCCAGATCACCAAGGACCTTCTGGACCGCCGGATCGCAGCCTGGGCCGCGGCCCCTGTGAATTTCCAGATCACCCTGAACGACAGTTATATTGGCAATGCGGGCAATTTTCGCGACGACGAAATCGGGTTCATGCTTGATCCGCGCTATTGGCGGCAAGGTATCCTGACCGAGGCGATGCGGGCGATCATTCCCCATCTTTTTACCACAACGGATCATGCCCGGCTGACCGCCGATGCAGACCCCAACAACGCCGCCTCTTGCGGGTTGCTGCAAAAACTGGGCTTTGCGGAAACCCACCGGGCCAAAAACACATTCTGCATCAATGGCGTCTGGTCCGACAGCGTCTACTTTGCCTTGCCACGTCCGGCCCCATTGGGCTAA
- a CDS encoding cytochrome c-type biogenesis protein CcmH, with amino-acid sequence MRRLLIILVMLASPLWAVEPHEILDDPALEARARALSQELRCPVCQNESIDESHATLAQELRVILRERLVAGDTDAEAVDYIVSRYGEFVLLRPDARGANLILWLAPIGLLVLALGIGWGAIRKRAPAPEALSDEEKAELAKILRS; translated from the coding sequence ATGAGACGGCTGCTGATCATTCTGGTGATGCTCGCATCCCCGCTTTGGGCCGTCGAACCGCATGAAATCCTGGACGATCCGGCGCTGGAGGCACGGGCGCGGGCATTGTCGCAGGAACTGCGCTGCCCGGTCTGCCAGAATGAAAGCATCGACGAATCCCATGCGACGTTGGCGCAGGAGTTGCGTGTGATCCTGCGCGAGCGTCTGGTGGCCGGCGATACCGATGCCGAGGCGGTGGATTACATTGTTTCGCGCTACGGTGAATTTGTATTGCTGCGGCCCGATGCGCGGGGCGCCAATCTGATCCTGTGGCTGGCACCGATCGGATTGCTTGTTCTGGCGCTGGGGATCGGATGGGGGGCCATCCGCAAGCGGGCCCCGGCCCCGGAGGCGCTGTCGGACGAAGAAAAAGCGGAATTGGCCAAAATATTGCGATCCTGA
- a CDS encoding heme lyase CcmF/NrfE family subunit, whose product MLIELGHFALILAFGVAIVQMIVPMVGAHRGHVGWMSVAEPAATVQFLLVSFSFAALTWAFVTSDFSLQLVYANSHTDKPMIYKITGVWGNHEGSMLLWMVILALFGACAAWFGDGLPTRLRARVLAVQASISVAFFAFLIFTSNPFLRLAVPPLNGRDLNPLLQDPGLAFHPPFLYLGYVGLSMSFSFAVAALIEGRVDAAWGRWVRPWTLAAWMFLTVGIALGSWWAYYELGWGGFWFWDPVENASFMPWLISAALLHSAIVVEKREALKSWTILLAILAFGFSLLGAFIVRSGVLTSVHAFANDPERGMLILIILAIFLGGALTLFAFRAGAMEAKGVFSVVSRESALILNNILLAVSCFVVFIGTIWPLIAEILFDRTLSVGPPFFDAAFTPFMVAIAIVLPLGSIIAWKRGTLGRAAKPLGAWLCLAVALAGLTYAVQSGGSALGPIGVALGIWVFGGAVADLWMRSGREGWLSRLRRIARMPRAEWGKATAHIGMGVTIFGVAAMLAWEQEDIRIADIGDRWDVGQFAFQLDEVAQLEGPNYVTTMATMSVWRGDTQIGVLAPEKRFYPVANMPTTEAAISNGILRDIYVVVGDPQATGGWAIRVYIKPFANWIWGGAILMALGGCFSLSDRRLRVGAAARKKAPKAVPAE is encoded by the coding sequence ATGTTGATCGAACTTGGACATTTCGCGCTGATTCTCGCCTTTGGGGTTGCCATCGTGCAGATGATCGTACCCATGGTTGGCGCGCATCGCGGCCATGTCGGATGGATGTCGGTGGCAGAACCTGCCGCGACCGTCCAATTCCTGCTGGTCAGCTTTTCATTTGCCGCGCTGACATGGGCGTTTGTGACGTCTGATTTCTCGCTTCAGCTTGTTTACGCAAACTCGCATACCGACAAGCCGATGATCTACAAGATCACCGGTGTCTGGGGCAATCACGAAGGGTCCATGCTGCTGTGGATGGTGATCCTGGCGCTGTTCGGGGCCTGTGCTGCATGGTTTGGGGACGGGCTGCCGACGCGGCTGCGGGCGCGGGTGCTGGCGGTGCAGGCCTCTATCTCTGTCGCGTTTTTCGCCTTTTTGATATTCACCTCAAACCCGTTTTTGCGCCTGGCTGTGCCGCCGCTGAACGGGCGTGACCTGAACCCGCTTCTTCAGGATCCGGGCCTCGCGTTTCATCCGCCCTTTCTCTATCTCGGCTATGTCGGGCTGAGCATGTCGTTTTCCTTTGCGGTCGCGGCCTTGATCGAGGGGCGCGTTGATGCGGCATGGGGACGCTGGGTGCGCCCATGGACACTGGCCGCCTGGATGTTTCTGACGGTTGGGATCGCGCTGGGATCATGGTGGGCGTATTACGAGCTGGGCTGGGGCGGTTTCTGGTTCTGGGACCCGGTCGAGAATGCCTCGTTCATGCCATGGCTTATTTCGGCGGCTCTGCTGCATTCGGCCATTGTGGTCGAAAAGCGCGAGGCGCTGAAAAGCTGGACGATCCTGCTGGCGATCCTGGCATTCGGCTTTTCGCTTTTGGGTGCGTTCATTGTGCGATCCGGCGTGCTGACATCGGTGCATGCCTTTGCCAACGACCCCGAGCGGGGGATGCTGATCCTGATAATCCTTGCGATTTTCCTGGGCGGTGCGCTGACCCTGTTTGCATTCCGGGCCGGCGCCATGGAGGCCAAGGGCGTCTTTTCAGTGGTCAGCCGCGAAAGCGCCCTGATCCTGAACAATATTCTGCTGGCTGTCAGCTGCTTTGTCGTCTTTATCGGCACCATCTGGCCGTTGATTGCTGAGATTTTGTTCGACAGGACCCTGTCGGTCGGCCCGCCGTTTTTTGATGCGGCCTTTACCCCATTCATGGTGGCGATTGCGATTGTCCTGCCGCTTGGGTCGATCATCGCATGGAAACGCGGAACGCTTGGCCGCGCGGCCAAGCCCTTGGGGGCGTGGCTGTGCCTTGCCGTGGCACTTGCCGGGCTGACTTATGCGGTCCAAAGCGGTGGGTCTGCCCTGGGCCCGATTGGCGTTGCCTTGGGCATCTGGGTGTTTGGCGGCGCGGTCGCCGATCTGTGGATGCGCAGCGGCCGCGAAGGCTGGCTGAGCCGCTTGCGCCGGATCGCTCGCATGCCGCGTGCCGAATGGGGAAAGGCCACCGCGCATATCGGAATGGGTGTGACAATTTTTGGCGTCGCCGCCATGCTGGCCTGGGAACAGGAGGATATCCGCATCGCCGATATCGGGGATCGTTGGGATGTCGGGCAGTTTGCGTTTCAACTGGACGAGGTCGCGCAATTGGAGGGGCCAAACTACGTGACCACGATGGCCACCATGTCGGTTTGGCGTGGGGACACCCAAATCGGCGTTCTTGCGCCTGAAAAACGGTTCTACCCCGTCGCCAATATGCCCACGACCGAGGCTGCGATCAGCAACGGTATCCTGCGTGACATCTATGTGGTTGTGGGCGACCCGCAGGCAACCGGCGGGTGGGCCATCCGGGTCTATATCAAACCCTTTGCCAACTGGATCTGGGGGGGCGCGATTTTGATGGCGCTTGGGGGGTGTTTCTCGCTCTCTGACAGGCGGTTGCGGGTTGGGGCCGCAGCGCGCAAAAAGGCACCCAAGGCGGTGCCCGCAGAATGA
- the argC gene encoding N-acetyl-gamma-glutamyl-phosphate reductase, whose translation MTHNVAILGASGYTGAELVRLIATHPSLKIVGLSGNSKAGLHMAEVFPHLRHLDLPRLTTIDEMIFDDVEIVFCGLPHATSQQVIASLPQSVRVVDMSADFRLRDPADYEKWYGKPHAAPELQKTAVYGLTEFYRDQIKDARLVAGTGCNAATGQYALRPLIAAGAIDLDHIIIDLKAAVSGAGRALKENLLHAELSEGAHAYAVGGTHRHLGEFDQEFSAVAGRPVHVQFTPHLIPANRGILATTYVQGDASAIYDTLSVAYADEPFIKVLPMGQHPSIKHIRASNFCHIGVVADRVPGRVMVIAALDNLTKGSSGQALQNANLMLGLPETDGLMQAPVFP comes from the coding sequence ATGACCCATAACGTCGCCATTCTTGGCGCTTCTGGTTACACCGGTGCCGAACTTGTTCGGCTGATCGCAACGCATCCCAGCCTGAAGATTGTCGGCCTGTCCGGCAATTCCAAGGCTGGCCTGCATATGGCCGAGGTATTCCCGCATTTGCGCCACCTTGATCTGCCGCGCCTGACAACCATCGACGAGATGATTTTTGATGATGTGGAGATCGTCTTTTGCGGGCTGCCGCATGCCACATCACAACAGGTGATCGCCTCACTTCCGCAGTCTGTCCGTGTGGTCGACATGTCGGCCGATTTCCGGCTGCGGGATCCGGCGGATTATGAAAAATGGTATGGCAAGCCTCACGCCGCACCCGAATTGCAAAAGACTGCCGTGTATGGCCTGACCGAGTTTTACCGTGACCAGATCAAGGATGCCCGGCTGGTTGCCGGCACCGGCTGCAACGCCGCGACCGGGCAATATGCGTTGCGCCCGTTGATTGCCGCCGGTGCGATTGACCTTGATCACATCATCATCGACCTCAAGGCGGCTGTGTCGGGGGCAGGGCGTGCGCTGAAAGAAAACCTGCTGCATGCGGAACTGTCCGAGGGGGCGCATGCCTATGCCGTGGGCGGCACCCATCGGCATCTGGGCGAGTTCGATCAGGAGTTTTCGGCCGTGGCAGGGCGCCCGGTGCACGTGCAGTTCACCCCGCATCTGATCCCCGCCAACCGCGGCATTTTGGCCACCACATATGTTCAAGGCGATGCGTCCGCCATATATGACACGTTGTCGGTGGCTTACGCTGACGAGCCGTTTATCAAGGTGCTTCCCATGGGCCAACACCCGTCCATCAAACATATCCGGGCATCAAATTTCTGCCATATCGGTGTTGTGGCGGATCGGGTGCCCGGCCGCGTGATGGTGATTGCCGCATTGGACAACCTGACCAAGGGCTCGTCCGGTCAGGCGCTGCAAAACGCCAACCTCATGCTGGGCCTGCCGGAAACGGACGGTCTGATGCAGGCGCCGGTATTCCCATGA